One genomic window of Columba livia isolate bColLiv1 breed racing homer chromosome 9, bColLiv1.pat.W.v2, whole genome shotgun sequence includes the following:
- the PLAAT1 gene encoding phospholipase A and acyltransferase 1 translates to MAAVKGFDATHPGDPQPGDLIEIFRPAYQHWALYLGDGYIINVTPVDEGPPATFSSAKSVFSRKARVRMQLLKDAVGNDTYRINNKYDGTYAPLPVAKIIRRAEYLIDQEVSYDLLGNNCEHFVTLLRYGEGVSDQAKRAIGAIGFVTAAAGAFSLLGLLRARSRERQY, encoded by the exons ATGGCAGCTGTCAAAGGGTTCGACGCCACCCACCCTGGTGACCCCCAGCCAGGGGACCTGATCGAGATCTTCCGGCCAGCTTACCAGCACTGGGCCCTCTACCTGGGGGACGGGTACATCATCAACGTGACACCTGTAG ATGAAGGGCCCCCAGCCACATTCTCCAGTGCAAAGTCAGTGTTCAGCAGAAAGGCCCGGGTGAGGATGCAGCTCCTGAAGGACGCGGTGGGGAATGACACCTACCGCATCAACAACAAGTATGATGGCACCTACGCTCCCCTCCCGGTGGCGAAGATCATCCGGCGCGCTGAGTACCTCATCGACCAGGAGGTGTCCTACGACCTGCTTGGCAACAATTGCGAGCACTTCGTGACGCTGCTTCGCTACGGTGAGGGTGTCTCCGACCAG GCCAAGCGAGCAATTGGTGCCATTGGGTTTGTcacggctgctgctggtgccTTCTCCTTGCTGGGCTTGCTCCGGGCCAGATCCAGAGAGAGACAGTACTGA
- the LOC102096193 gene encoding LOW QUALITY PROTEIN: probable cation-transporting ATPase 13A5 (The sequence of the model RefSeq protein was modified relative to this genomic sequence to represent the inferred CDS: inserted 3 bases in 2 codons; deleted 2 bases in 2 codons; substituted 4 bases at 4 genomic stop codons), whose product MVRLVTKECFLFAVQEITEYKTQGCRKALCIAGYILFCGALLLLFYWKPEWDVWANCICCSLEEADVVLLRTIDEFHKYAWKQVTWIDLSTLALPVGSNSDDPLVADMDSVINRAIMKAQLKMSCIQMLKIQHTWDFSVKEFKKVGSLEDSNMCHSIHHKSGAGLTREEDLWITQQSSVSVMLAQSLNCNLLLHLRIDVSTLQLLCHQQQSTKLHDLVEEHNKAHVTVCTMSEGXKELESHYLVPTDVSLLDGKKVSLPCDAVLIDGGCIVNEGMLTGATLEFEMLGPCVKTFQLPLMEGLMPWKTHSLENCQRHVLFCRTEVIQTKLKGGGSARAIVLQTAYGTCLHAGFNTAKGDLVRSILYPKPVNFKLYRDAFKFIIGLPVIGMLGLIYTVCVFMSYKSVADVVVMALFLLTLAVPPTVPTALTTSTVDAXRRLKKQMIFCISPXRINTCKQINLVCFVKKXIDTLTEDGLDLWGVIPSKGSRFQKIHKFPSRIPLPWGPVCGALVSCHSLVVLDKKIQVDLLDMKMFEATHLAPVEGIAILHQFPFSPGLQRMSVVSQNIRGEQYDLYMKGAPEIVSSFCRQETVPANFLKELGSYTSQGFRVITLAHGTLNLEKDVDLSNLDREEAESGLVFLGLLVMESHLKQEMKPVLXKLAAACIRSVMVTGDNLQTAVMVARNAGMIHXTGKVILISAKELEGSTPASIAWRLAEGCKANTAPPHEEKITLEGEIWNYYFAMNGKSYQVILKHFYSLLTKILVNAAVFARMSSGQKSCLVEGFQKLKLGWKEEEIAVCSSLLLERAGTKCRVLLYRHFSPEDQTLSPTSPWGNGTSSGAQSTVLSYEDTTLWPLSSINCIIVASTFSKGKTFRKPIYTDCIFSVLLALQLAICLLLFFADTDAVYGGIQFLCTPGIWRLYVLLMLLVTFCVTFFTEDAVLQNKHLWRLIKGCFSYQSSSQYQKWQRMLQRDPSWPPVNSKDFAAKSMDEIYINLAYEHCDEGWVRPCSQAQVFAVLSLPWLAQNRLGFHPLMCTRFRCSKSLHKPTHLRLAGLTLAVPRSMGEDYSLVGW is encoded by the exons ATGGTCAGACTTGTTACCAAAGAATGCTTTCTCTTTGCTGTACAGGAGATAACTGAGTACAAAACCCAAGGCTGCCGAAAGGCCTTGTGCATTGCTGGATACATCTTGTTCTgtggggctctgctgctgctgttttactGGAAGCCAGAGTGGGATGTGTGGGCAAACTGTATCTGCTGCAGCTTGGAAGAAGCGGATGTTGTTCTGCTCAGAACAATA GACGAGTTTCACAAATACGCATGGAAGCAAGTGACCTGGATTGATTTGTCCACATTAGCACTACCTGTTGGTAGTAATTCAGATGATCCTCTTGTGGCTGATATGGACTCTGTCATAAACAGAGCCATCATGAAGGCACAGCTAA AGATGAGTTGTATCCAGATGCTGAAAATCCAACATACTTGGGACTTTTCTGTAAAAGAATTCAAGAAAGTTGG GTCATTAGAAGACAGCAACATGTGTCACAGCATACACCACAAGTCTGGAGCTGGCCTCACAAGAGAAGAAGATCTG TGGATAACTCAGCAGAGCTCAGTTTCTGTGATGTTAGCACAATCACTGAATTGTAACCTACTGCTTCACTTGCGTATTGATGTTTCAACACTGCAATTGCTTTGCCATCAACAGCAGTCCACCAAGCTGCATGACCTTGTCGAGGAGCACAACAAAGCCCATGTTACAGTCTGCACAATGAGTGAAG GTTGAAAAGAGCTGGAGTCTCATTACTTAGTCCCTACAGATGTGTCTCTTTTAGATGGTAAAAAAGTT TCTCTCCCGTGTGACGCTGTCCTGATTGATGGAGGCTGCATTGTGAATGAAGGGATGCTTACAGGTGCAACATTAGAGTTTGAAATGCTAGGGCCCTGT gtgaaaacatttcagttacCCCTCATGGAGGGTCTGATGCCCTGGAAAACCCACAGCCTGGAGAACTGTCAGAGACACGTCCTCTTCTGCAGGACAGAAGTCATACAGACGAAGCTGAAGGGCGGAGGGTCAGCGAGAGCCATTGTGCTGCAAACTG CATATGGGACGTGTCTTCATGCGGGGTTCAATACAGCTAAAGGTGACCTGGTGAGATCCATCCTCTACCCCAAGCCAGTGAACTTCAAACTCTACAGAGATGCCTTCAAGTTCATCATAGGCCTCCCTGTCATTGGCATGTTGG gaCTCAtctacactgtgtgtgtgttcatgtcCTACAAG TCGGTGGCAGATGTGGTGGTGATGGCCCTTTTCCTTCTCACCTTGGCTGTGCCTCCCACTGTCCCTACTGCCTTGACAACAAGCACTGTTGATGCCTAAAGGAGGCTGAAGAAACAGATGATTTTCTGTATCAGCCC GAGGATTAATACCTGCAAGCAGATCAACCTCGTTTGCTTTGTCAAAAAGTAA atAGACACGCTGACAGAAGATGGACTGGACCTGTGGGGCGTTATCCCTTCCAAGGGAAGCCG ATTTCAGAAGATCCATAAGTTCCCGTCCAGAATTCCTCTGCCCTGG GGACCTGTGTGTGGAGCCTTGGTGAGCTGTCATTCACTGGTTGTTTTGGATAAGAAGATTCAGGTTGATCTGCTGGACATGAAAATGTTTGAGGCCACACACTTG GCTCCTGTGGAAGGAATAGCAATCCTACATCAATTCCCATTTTCTCCTGGGCTGCAGAGGATGTCTGTTGTTTCACAGAACATCAGAGGGGAACAGTATGACCTGTACATGAAAGGAGCACCAGAAATAGTGTCCAGCTTTTGCAGACAAGAAACTG TCCCAGCTAATTTCTTAAAGGAACTTGGGTCATATACAAGCCAAGGCTTCAGAGTCATCACCCTGGCCCATGGAACACTAAACCTAGAAAAAGATGTAGACTTGAGCAACCTAGACAG GGAAGAGGCAGAGTCTGGGCTGGTGTTCCTGGGCCTCCTGGTGATGGAGAGCCACCTGAAGCAGGAGATGAAGCCTGTGCTATAAAAGCTGGCTGCTGCCTGCATCAGAAGTGTGATGGTCACAG GGGACAACCTGCAGACAGCTGTCATGGTGGCCAGGAATGCGGGTATGATTC ACACTGGCAAAGTCATCCTCATCAGTGCAAAAGAACTAGAGGGCTCCACTCCAGCTTCCATTGCCTGGCGATTGGCAGAAGGctgcaaagcaaacacagctcCTCCCCAT gaggaaaagatcACCTTGGAAGGAGAAATCTGGAACTATTATTTTGCAATGAATGGAAAGTCCTATCAGGTTATTCTAAAGCACTTCTACAGCTTGCTGACAAAA ATACTGGTGAATGCGGCTGTATTTGCTAGGATGTCTTCTGGCCAGAAGTCCTGCCTTGTTGAAGGGTTTCAGAAACTCAA GCTGGGttggaaagaagaggaaattgCTGTTTGCAGCTCACTGttgctggagagagcaggaacAAAGTGCCGGGTGTTACTGTACAGGCATTTCTCTCCAGAGGACCAGACCTTGtcccccaccagcccctgggGAAACGGTACCAGCAGCGGTGCCCAGAGCACTGTCCTCAGTTATGAAGACACCACGCTGTGGCCACTGTCTTCTATCAACTGCATCATTGTGGCCTCCACcttttccaagggaaagacCTTTCGGAAGCCCATCTACACCGACT GTATATTTTCAGTCCTCCTGGCCCTTCAGCTTGCAATTTGCCTCTTACTCTTCTTCGCTGATACTGATGCTGTGTACGGTGGTATACAG TTTCTTTGCACTCCTGGGATCTGGAGACTTTACGTCTTACTGATGCTCTTGGTCACCTTCTGTGTAACTTTTTTTACAGAG GATGCTGTCTTGCAGAACAAACACCTCTGGCGGCTGATTAAAGGCTGCTTTTCGTACCAGTCAAGCAGCCAGTACCAAAAGTGGCAGAGGATGCTGCAGAGGGATCCCAGCTGGCCTCCGGTAAACTCAAAAGACTTTGCAGCAAAAAGCATGGATGAGATTTACATTAACCTCGCCTATGAACACTGTGATGAGGGCTGGGTGAGACCCTGCAGCCAGGCACAGGTCTTTGCAGTGCTGTCACTCCCCTGGCTTGCACAGAACAGGCTGGGTTTTCATCCTTTGATGTGCACCAGATTCAGATGTTCGAAATCCCTGCACAAACCCACCCATTTGAGGCTGGCTGGGCTCACACTGGCTGTGCCCAGGAGCATGGGTGAGGACTATTCACTTGTCGGCTGGTGA